In a genomic window of Primulina huaijiensis isolate GDHJ02 chromosome 10, ASM1229523v2, whole genome shotgun sequence:
- the LOC140985730 gene encoding UDP-glucuronate 4-epimerase 3-like, which produces MFQIKHIDGPPSTPGKFKMEKSVYNRLRLHSCLAKITFWSFVFLGFVVIFFFKSPSSSPPASADISRRSLRTSSYGDANWEKRVRASAKIRSRNGICVLVTGAAGFVGSHVSSALKRRGDGVLGLDNFNDYYDPILKRARQELLERNGVYIVEGDINDVSLLKKLFELVVFTHVMHLAAQAGVRYAMENPSSYVHSNIAGFVSLLEVSKSANPQPAIVWASSSSVYGLNTKVPFSERDRTDQPASLYAATKKAGEEIAHTYNHIYGLSLTGLRFFTVYGPWGRPDMAYFFFSRDILKGKSIPIFEAADHGTVARDFTYIDDIVKGCLASLDTSEKNTGSGGKKKGPAQLRVFNLGNTAPVPVADLVSILERLLKVKAKRLVMKLPRNGDVQFTHANISLAQRELGYKPSTDLQTGLKKFTRWYLGYYSNGNKSAQ; this is translated from the coding sequence ATGTTCCAGATTAAGCACATTGACGGCCCTCCATCAACCCCGGGGAAGTTCAAAATGGAGAAGTCTGTATACAATAGGCTGAGGTTACATTCTTGCCTAGCCAAGATCACTTTTTGGTCTTTTGTTTTCCTTGGATTTGTAGTAATATTCTTCTTTAAATCACCCTCCTCTTCACCTCCCGCATCCGCAGATATTTCTAGGAGGTCCCTCAGAACCAGCTCTTATGGAGATGCTAACTGGGAGAAAAGGGTAAGAGCCTCTGCTAAAATCAGGTCAAGAAATGGGATTTGTGTTCTGGTCACAGGGGCTGCTGGTTTTGTAGGTTCTCATGTCTCCTCCGCCCTTAAACGGCGGGGAGATGGTGTTTTAGGACTTGATAATTTCAATGATTATTATGATCCTATACTTAAGAGGGCGCGGCAAGAGCTCTTAGAGCGCAATGGGGTGTACATTGTAGAGGGTGATATCAATGATGTTTCCCTGTTGAAGAAGCTTTTTGAACTTGTGGTCTTCACGCATGTTATGCATTTGGCAGCGCAGGCCGGTGTTCGGTATGCAATGGAGAATCCCAGCTCCTATGTGCATAGCAACATCGCCGGCTTTGTTAGCTTGCTTGAGGTTAGCAAGAGTGCCAATCCTCAGCCTGCAATCGTGTGGGCGTCAAGTAGTTCTGTCTATGGATTGAATACTAAAGTGCCCTTCTCGGAGAGGGATAGGACTGATCAGCCTGCTAGTCTCTATGCTGCAACTAAGAAGGCTGGTGAGGAGATTGCACATACTTATAACCATATATATGGGCTATCACTCACTGGATTGAGGTTCTTTACTGTTTATGGACCTTGGGGTAGGCCAGATATGGCATACTTCTTTTTTAGTAGGGATATTCTGAAGGGGAAGTCAATTCCCATCTTTGAGGCTGCTGACCATGGCACAGTGGCAAGGGACTTTACTTACATAGATGATATTGTAAAGGGTTGTCTGGCTTCATTGGATACTTCCGAGAAGAATACCGGTAGCGGTGGCAAGAAAAAGGGGCCAGCTCAATTACGGGTTTTCAATTTGGGAAACACAGCTCCTGTGCCTGTTGCAGATCTTGTGAGCATTTTGGAGAGATTGCTCAAGGTGAAGGCAAAGAGGTTGGTGATGAAGTTACCAAGGAATGGGGATGTACAATTTACACATGCCAACATAAGCTTGGCTCAAAGGGAGCTCGGGTATAAGCCTTCGACAGACCTTCAAACAGGGTTGAAGAAATTTACCCGATGGTACCTCGGTTACTATAGTAACGGGAACAAGAGTGCACagtga